Proteins from one Emys orbicularis isolate rEmyOrb1 chromosome 2, rEmyOrb1.hap1, whole genome shotgun sequence genomic window:
- the TDP2 gene encoding tyrosyl-DNA phosphodiesterase 2, with product MEGGSAAEGLLEQRPEEERSLQPEPPQEEVEALPGPQEEAAEALPGPQEEAETLPLAKRRKLLCAEFASITSSDLALARCCLADNDWHMQRALNSYFEPPVDQRDEGGRPPARAPPETCIDLTADVTTSSAGVNNTDCRQQEDDSRFSLLTWNIDGLDLGNQQDRARGVCSYLALYSPDVVFLQEVVPPYLSYLQKRAVSYTIIPGNIDGYFTAIMLKKSRVKFLRQEIIPFPTTSMMRNLLVVHVNISGNELCLMTSHLESTKGHAKERLNQLRQVLKTMQEASESTTVIFGGDTNLRDHEVTQVGGLPNNILDIWEFLGKPGHCRYTWDTNCNSNLDASYKCKFRFDRIFFRTAAEGGQIIPRSLDLIGLEKLDCGRFPSDHWGLLCDFDVIL from the exons ATGGAGGGGGGGAGCGCAGCggaggggctgctggagcagcggCCCGAGGAGGAGAGGAGTCTGCAGCCGGAGCCGccccaggaggaggtggaggcgctGCCCGGGCCCCAGGAGGAGGCGGCGGAGGCGCTGCCCGGGCCCCAGGAGGAGGCGGAGACGCTGCCCCTGGCGAAGCGTAGGAAGCTCCTGTGCGCCGAGTTCGCCTCCATCACCAGCAGCGACCTGGCCCTGGCTCGCTGCTGCCTGGCGGACAACGACTGGCACAtgcag AGGGCGCTGAACTCCTACTTCGAGCCGCCCGTGGACCAGCGAGACGAGGGCGGGAGGCCCCCGGCCCGCGCCCCGCCGGAGACCTG CATTGACTTGACTGCTGATGTTACTACTAGTAGTGCTGGAGTCAACAACACAGACTGCAGGCAACAAGAAGATGACAGCAGGTTCTCTTTACTTACCTGGAATATTGATGGTCTGGATCTAGGAAATCAACAAGACAGAGCTAGAGGAGTCTGCTCTTATTTAGCATT atacAGTCCAGATGTGGTGTTTTTACAGGAGGTTGTTCCACCATACTTGAGTTACCTACAGAAGAGAGCAGTCAGTTACACAATCATTCCAG GTAATATAGATGGTTATTTCACTGCCATAATGCTGAAAAAATCAAGAGTGAAGTTTTTAAGGCAAGAAATAATACCTTTCCCAACAACTTCCATGATGAGAAATCTATTAGTTGTGCAT GTGAATATATCTGGTAATGAACTCTGCCTTATGACTTCCCATCTAGAGAGCACAAAAGGTCATGCCAAGGAACGCCTAAACCAACTGAGGCAGGTGTTAAAGACAATGCAGGAGGCATCAGAGTCAACTACCGTTATATTCGGAGGGGATACAAACCTAAGAGACCACGAG GTTACTCAAGTAGGTGGCTTACCTAACAATATTTTGGACATATGGGAATTTTTGGGCAAACCAGGGCACTGCCGTTATACATGGGACACAAACTGCAATTCTAACCTGGATGCAAGTTACAAATGTAAGTTCCGATTTGATCGCATATTCTTCAGAACTGCAGCAGAAGGGGGACAAATTATTCCACGGAGTTTGGACTTAATTGGACTAGAAAAATTAGACTGCGGTAGATTTCCCAGCGATCACTGGGGTCTTCTGTGTGATTTTGATGTGATACTATAA
- the ACOT13 gene encoding acyl-coenzyme A thioesterase 13 isoform X1 produces the protein MSSLTMHSFREMMNSLLSSSNFDRVLSKMTVLSATPGKVVCEMKIEEEHTNRGGTLHGGLTATLVDVVSTAALLHTERGMPGVSVDMNITYMSAAKIGEEILITAQILKQGRRLAFASVDVTNKATGKFVAQGRHTKYLGH, from the exons ATGAGCTCCCTCACGATGCACTCCTTCCGGGAGATGATGAACAGCCTGCTGAGCTCATCCAACTTTGATCGGGTGTTGAGTAAG ATGACAGTTCTTTCTGCAACTCCTGGAAAGGTTGTTTGTGAAATGAAAATAGAGGAGGAGCACACAAACAGAGGTGGCACGTTGCATGGAGGTTTGACTGCCACACTGGTAGACGTAGTGTCAACAGCAGCATTGTTGCACACAGAAAGAGGAATGCCTGGGGTCAGTGTGGATATGAACATTAC ATACATGTCTGCTGCTAAGATTGGGGAAGAGATATTGATCACTGCTCAGATTTTGAAACAAGGAAGAAGGCTTGCCTTTGCCAGCGTGGATGTAACAAACAAGGCAACAGGAAAGTTCGTAGCACAAGGCAGACATACAAAATACCTAGGACATTAA
- the ACOT13 gene encoding acyl-coenzyme A thioesterase 13 isoform X2: MTVLSATPGKVVCEMKIEEEHTNRGGTLHGGLTATLVDVVSTAALLHTERGMPGVSVDMNITYMSAAKIGEEILITAQILKQGRRLAFASVDVTNKATGKFVAQGRHTKYLGH; encoded by the exons ATGACAGTTCTTTCTGCAACTCCTGGAAAGGTTGTTTGTGAAATGAAAATAGAGGAGGAGCACACAAACAGAGGTGGCACGTTGCATGGAGGTTTGACTGCCACACTGGTAGACGTAGTGTCAACAGCAGCATTGTTGCACACAGAAAGAGGAATGCCTGGGGTCAGTGTGGATATGAACATTAC ATACATGTCTGCTGCTAAGATTGGGGAAGAGATATTGATCACTGCTCAGATTTTGAAACAAGGAAGAAGGCTTGCCTTTGCCAGCGTGGATGTAACAAACAAGGCAACAGGAAAGTTCGTAGCACAAGGCAGACATACAAAATACCTAGGACATTAA